A section of the Oryza sativa Japonica Group chromosome 1, ASM3414082v1 genome encodes:
- the LOC107280788 gene encoding LEAF RUST 10 DISEASE-RESISTANCEUS RECEPTOR-LIKE PROTEIN KINASE-like 1.2: MPTSSSPLWLLLFLSNLITTHEAAEIIPNATTPSCPSYRCGHAVDIRYPFWIDDNTSGGGAYYCGYPSLRLECRRDTPVLALPSGEYAVTHILYGDRTVSLFDLGVFSRSNTCPLVGRNLSLPAGSPLSLTDRDANLTFFIHCSFMGMPAHLVACLEGDGRHHSYVFRDGDDRTPYGYAALCQDVVGMPVLRRSLLGGNYSSPLDAAVVPALNMGFELGWRPLEDGECGDCEKAGGWCGHRRRAAHEPWTFACFRTVTITARADTKSPGTPTRVHVYIVCSVS, encoded by the coding sequence ATGCCAACATCAAGCTCTCCTCTTTGGCTCTTGCTGTTCCTAAGCAACCTCATCACCACCCATGAAGCCGCAGAGATCATCCCGAACGCCACCACGCCGTCGTGCCCGTCGTACCGGTGCGGCCACGCCGTCGACATCCGGTACCCGTTCTGGATCGACGACaacacgagcggcggcggcgcctacTACTGCGGGTACCCGAGCCTGCGCCTGGAGTGCCGCCGCGACACGCCGGTGCTGGCGCTCCCGTCGGGGGAGTACGCCGTGACGCACATCCTGTACGGCGACAGGACGGTGTCCCTGTTCGACCTCGGGGTGTTCTCCCGGTCGAACACCTGCCCGCTCGTCGGCCGCAACCTGTCCCTCCCGGCGGGGTCGCCGCTGTCGCTGACGGACAGGGACGCCAACCTCACCTTCTTCATCCACTGCTCCTTCATGGGCATGCCGGCCCACCTCGTCGCCTGCCTCGAGGGCGACGGCCGCCACCACTCCTACGTcttccgcgacggcgacgaccgcaCGCCGTACGGGTACGCGGCGCTGTGCCAGGACGTCGTCGGCATGCCGGTGCTCAGGCGGTCCCTCCTCGGAGGGAATTACAGCAGCccgctcgacgccgccgtcgtgccgGCGCTCAACATGGGGTTCGAGCTCGGCTGGAGGCCACTGGAGGACGGCGAGTGCGGCGACTGCGAGAAGGCCGGCGGCTGGtgcggccaccgccggcgcgcGGCGCACGAGCCCTGGACCTTCGCGTGCTTCCGGACCGTGACAATCACCGCGCGGGCTGATACGAAATCTCCAGGTACGCCCACTCGAGTACACGTATACATTGTTTGTTCCGTTTCGTGA